Within Citromicrobium bathyomarinum, the genomic segment GCGTACATCCAGCCGATCTCGCGCATGGCGCGCCCGTCACCCTGCTGGGCGAGCGTGATCAGACCCTCGTAAGCGGCGGAGTAGTCCCGTTTTGCCAGCAGCGTAAGCGCGTCCGACAGGGCGCTGTCCTGGGCCCCTCTGGGCTGCGTCGTGTCGCCGGGCCGGATCGGTTGCACCAGATTGCGCTGCGGAGCTTCGGTCGCGTTTGCCGAATAGGTTACGCTCTGCTGGCTCTGGGCCGAGGCAGATGTGGCGAGCAGCGATGCAGCCAGCGTCGACGCGACAGAAAATTTCAACATGGCGAACCTCCAGTGCGATGGAATTTCAAGAGGATCGCCCGAAATCACCAAACAGTCAAGTCGAGGGCCTTACCGCCTTCGCCACCGCATCGAGCACGCCATTGGCGAACTTCGCCTCGCGGTCGTCGAAGAAGGCCTTGGCCACGTCGACATATTCGCTGATCACCGCGCCGGTCGGAATGTCCGCGCGGGCGATCAATTCGTAGGTGCCGCAGCGCAGCACCTGCAGCATCGTCTTGTCGAGCCGCTTGAGGCTCCAGCCTTGCGCCAGCTTCTCGCTCAGCTGGAGGTCGATTTCCTCGCGTCGGGCGTCCACACCGCGCACGATATCGTCGAAGAAGGGCACTTCGGCGTCGGCGTAGGTGTCGCCTTCGATCTCGCGGCCCAGCCGGTGCTGGTGAAATTCGTCGAGCAGCTTGGGCAGCTTCGTGCCCTCCATGTCCTGCTGGTAGAGCGCCTGGACGGCAGCGAGGCGCGCGGCGGAGCGCGCGGTCGAACGGGTGTTGTTTCCGGACATTATTTCAATCGCAATCTGATGGACTGGGCATGGGCCGGCAGGCCTTCGGCCTCGGCAAGGGCGATGGCGGCGGGGCCGACTGCGCCAAGCGCATCGGCATTCGCCTCGATAAAGCTGGTGCGTTTCATGAAGTCGAGCACCGAGAGTCCGCTGGCGAAGCGTGCGCGGCGACCGGTCGGCAGCACGTGGTTGGGCCCGGCGACATAATCGCCGACCGCCTCGGGTACCATCCGGCC encodes:
- a CDS encoding tetratricopeptide repeat protein, which encodes MLKFSVASTLAASLLATSASAQSQQSVTYSANATEAPQRNLVQPIRPGDTTQPRGAQDSALSDALTLLAKRDYSAAYEGLITLAQQGDGRAMREIGWMYANGRGVTADPAAALGWFQEAAIAGDERAMLILGTALARGLNIEKQPEAARYWLQRARASDERKIAGSAADELRKL
- the nusB gene encoding transcription antitermination factor NusB; this encodes MSGNNTRSTARSAARLAAVQALYQQDMEGTKLPKLLDEFHQHRLGREIEGDTYADAEVPFFDDIVRGVDARREEIDLQLSEKLAQGWSLKRLDKTMLQVLRCGTYELIARADIPTGAVISEYVDVAKAFFDDREAKFANGVLDAVAKAVRPST